One segment of Nostoc piscinale CENA21 DNA contains the following:
- a CDS encoding HAMP domain-containing protein, which yields MATEQLTRESDNLDLKQLLKTLTAVKKGDFSVRMSVENTGLAGKIADTLNDIIDQNERMALELQRIGNVVGKEGKITERASLGTVRGSWSDCVNSVNTLITDLVQPTAETTRVIRAVANGDLSQTIATEIDGKPLKGEFLQTANIVNTMVERLGSFASEVTRVAREVGTEGKLGVQAEVRGVAGTWKDLTDNVNLMAGNLTGQVRNIAEVATAIANGDLSKKITVNVKGEILELKNTVNTMVDQLNSFASEVTRVAREVGTEGKLGVQAEVRGVAGTWKDLTDNVNLMAGNLTGQVRNIAEVATAIANGDLSKKITVDVKGEILELKNTINIMVDQLSSFVSEVTRVAREVGSEGKLGVQADVKGVAGTWKDLTDSVNFMAGSLTAQVRNIAEVTTAVANGDLSKKITVDVKGEILELKNTINTMVDQLNSFASEVTRVAREVGTEGKLGVQAEVRGVAGTWKDLTDNVNLMAGNLTGQVRNIAEVATAIANGDLSKKITVDVKGEILELKNTINIMVDQLSSFASEVTRVAREVGSEGKLGVQADVRGVAGTWKDLTDSVNFMAGSLTAQVRNIAEVTTAVANGDLSKKITVDVKGEILELKNTINTMVDQLNSFASEVTRVAREVGSEGKLGVQAEVKGVAGTWKDLTDSVNFMAGSLTAQVRNIADVTTAVANGDLSKKITVDVKGEILELKNTINTMVDQLSSFASEVTRVAREVGTEGKLGVQAEVRGVAGTWKDLTGAVNMMAGNLTDQVRSIAEVATAIANGDLSKKITVQVKGEILELKNTINIMVDQLNSFASEVTRVAREVGSEGKLGVQADVKGVAGTWKDLTDSVNFMAGSLTAQVRNIAAVTTAVANGDLSKKISVDVKGEILELKNTVNTMVDQLNSFASEVTRVAREVGTEGKLGVQAEVKGVAGTWKDLTDSVNFMAGSLTAQVRNIAEVTTAVANGDLSKKITVDVKGEILELKNTINTMVDQLNSFASEVTRVAREVGTEGKLGVQAYVRGVGGTWKDLTDNVNSMAGNLTAQVRNIAEVTKAVANGDLSKKITVDVKGEILDLKNTINTMVDQLSSFASEVTRVAREVGTEGKLGGQAVVQGVAGTWKDLTDNVNSMAGNLTAQVRGIARVVTAVANGDLKRKLMLDAKGEIETLAETINEMIDTLATFANQVTTVAREVGIEGKLGGQARVPGAAGTWKDLTDNVNELAATLTTQLRAIAEVATAVTKGDLTRSISVEALGEVAILKDNINQMIANLRETTQKNTEQDWLKTNLAKFTRMLQGQRDLETVSKLILSELAPLVGAQHGVFYLMDAGEQQQVYLKLLSSYAYRERKHLANRFHLGEGLVGQCALEKERILLTEVPSNYVKISSGLGEAAPLNAVVLPVLFEGQVTAVIELASFRRFSEIHLTFFDQLTESIAIVLNTIAASMRTEELLKQSQSLAEELQTQQNELKETNKRLEQQAQSLKTSEDLLKKQQEELQQTNAELEEKAELLALQKKEVERKNLEIEQARLSLEEKAEQLALSSKYKSEFLANMSHELRTPLNSLLILAKLLTDNIDGNLSTKQVEYSRTIYSAGNDLLALINDILDLAKIESGTMSIDMSQMLVTDLRDQTERTFRQIAQDKGLSFTIEIGADLPKAIYTDPKRLQQVLKNLLSNAFKFTERGEVRLRIEVAQQGWSINQETLNRAPMVVAFSVIDTGIGIAPEKQKVIFEAFQQADGTTSRKYGGTGLGLSISREIARLFGGEITLVSNVSQGSTFTFYLPQFDSDSTFILPEPTSQLVPTPSLPTPNSALSEKLRAGVPPIEQTSVTQHSALPTQHLALLEDDRIDIQNSDRVLLIVEDDIHFARILLDMAQQQGFKVIAAQSGSNGLALAQQFQPAGILLDIRLPDMDGWTVLDRLKHDANTRHIPVHIMTVEEGKRRSLQLGALAYLQKPASSESIFDALNKIKGFVERRVKSLLVVEDDDTQRHSIVELIGNSDVATTAVATGAAALEAINAQPFDCLVLDLGLPDMNGFELLQQIKQQPNGESLPIIIYTGIELTKAQEVELRRITETIIVKDVRSPERLLDETTLFLHRVQANLPEPKRQILEELHASDYILANKKVLIIDDDVRNIFALTSMLERYHMQVMYAENGRDGITMLETTPDIDVVLMDVMMPEMDGYETTRLIRQNNRFITLPIIALTAKAMQGDREKCIESGASDYITKPVDIEQLLSLLRVWLYR from the coding sequence ATGGCAACCGAACAGTTAACCAGAGAAAGCGACAATCTTGATTTAAAACAATTGCTGAAAACACTCACTGCTGTGAAAAAAGGTGACTTTTCGGTTCGGATGTCTGTAGAAAATACTGGTTTAGCAGGTAAAATCGCTGACACGCTCAACGATATTATTGACCAAAATGAGCGGATGGCGTTAGAACTCCAGCGCATTGGGAATGTGGTTGGGAAAGAAGGGAAAATTACAGAACGCGCCTCTTTAGGAACTGTGCGGGGTTCTTGGTCAGATTGTGTCAATTCTGTCAACACTTTAATTACAGATTTAGTCCAACCGACAGCCGAGACGACAAGGGTGATTCGGGCGGTGGCGAATGGGGATTTGTCTCAAACCATCGCCACAGAAATAGATGGTAAACCCCTCAAAGGTGAGTTTCTGCAAACAGCCAATATCGTTAACACAATGGTAGAACGGCTGGGTTCCTTCGCGTCGGAAGTTACAAGAGTAGCGCGGGAAGTGGGAACAGAAGGGAAACTCGGTGTCCAAGCAGAAGTGCGGGGTGTGGCGGGAACCTGGAAAGACCTCACCGATAATGTGAATTTGATGGCGGGAAACCTTACAGGACAGGTACGTAATATTGCGGAAGTTGCCACAGCGATCGCCAACGGTGATTTATCCAAGAAAATCACAGTAAACGTCAAAGGTGAAATTCTCGAACTGAAAAACACCGTCAATACAATGGTTGATCAGTTAAATTCCTTCGCCTCTGAGGTAACAAGGGTAGCGCGGGAAGTCGGGACGGAAGGGAAACTCGGTGTCCAAGCGGAAGTGCGGGGTGTGGCGGGAACTTGGAAAGACCTCACCGATAACGTGAATTTAATGGCGGGAAATCTTACCGGACAGGTACGTAATATTGCGGAAGTTGCAACAGCGATCGCTAATGGTGATTTATCAAAGAAAATCACTGTAGATGTTAAAGGTGAAATTCTCGAACTGAAAAATACCATCAACATCATGGTGGATCAACTCAGTTCATTCGTGTCAGAAGTAACTAGAGTAGCGCGTGAGGTAGGAAGTGAAGGTAAATTAGGTGTCCAAGCCGATGTTAAAGGTGTGGCGGGTACCTGGAAGGATTTGACCGACTCTGTGAATTTCATGGCGGGAAGTTTGACAGCCCAAGTAAGAAACATCGCAGAAGTGACAACGGCGGTGGCGAATGGGGACTTGTCGAAGAAAATCACAGTGGATGTAAAGGGTGAAATTCTGGAGTTGAAGAATACGATTAATACAATGGTGGATCAACTCAATTCCTTCGCGTCGGAAGTTACAAGAGTAGCGCGGGAAGTGGGAACAGAAGGGAAACTCGGTGTCCAAGCAGAAGTGCGGGGTGTGGCGGGAACCTGGAAAGACCTCACCGATAACGTGAATTTGATGGCGGGGAATTTGACGGGACAGGTAAGAAACATTGCGGAAGTTGCAACAGCGATCGCTAATGGGGACTTATCGAAGAAAATTACTGTAGATGTTAAGGGCGAAATTCTGGAGTTGAAAAACACGATCAATATCATGGTGGATCAACTCAGTTCCTTTGCATCAGAAGTAACAAGGGTGGCGCGTGAGGTAGGAAGTGAAGGTAAACTCGGTGTCCAAGCAGATGTGCGCGGTGTAGCAGGGACATGGAAAGATTTGACTGACTCCGTAAACTTCATGGCGGGAAGTTTGACAGCCCAGGTAAGAAACATCGCGGAAGTGACAACGGCGGTGGCGAATGGGGACTTGTCCAAGAAAATCACAGTGGATGTGAAGGGTGAAATTCTGGAGTTGAAAAACACGATTAATACAATGGTGGATCAACTCAATTCCTTTGCATCGGAAGTCACCAGGGTGGCGCGAGAGGTAGGAAGTGAAGGTAAATTAGGTGTTCAAGCGGAAGTCAAAGGTGTGGCGGGGACGTGGAAAGACCTCACCGACTCGGTGAATTTCATGGCGGGAAGTTTGACAGCCCAGGTGCGAAATATCGCCGATGTCACAACGGCGGTGGCGAATGGGGACTTGTCCAAGAAAATCACAGTGGATGTGAAGGGTGAAATTCTGGAGTTGAAAAACACGATTAATACAATGGTGGATCAACTCAGTTCCTTTGCATCAGAAGTAACTAGAGTAGCGCGAGAGGTGGGAACAGAAGGAAAACTGGGTGTCCAAGCCGAAGTACGCGGTGTGGCGGGGACATGGAAAGACTTGACAGGTGCGGTGAATATGATGGCGGGGAACCTCACCGACCAAGTACGTAGTATAGCGGAAGTTGCCACTGCGATCGCTAATGGGGACTTATCGAAAAAAATCACTGTCCAAGTTAAAGGTGAAATTCTGGAGTTGAAAAACACCATCAATATCATGGTGGATCAACTCAACTCCTTCGCATCGGAAGTAACCAGAGTGGCGCGAGAAGTAGGAAGTGAGGGTAAGTTAGGTGTCCAAGCCGATGTTAAAGGTGTGGCGGGAACCTGGAAAGACCTCACCGACAGCGTGAATTTCATGGCGGGAAGTTTGACAGCCCAGGTACGCAACATCGCAGCAGTCACAACAGCCGTGGCGAATGGCGACTTATCCAAGAAAATCTCTGTGGATGTCAAAGGTGAAATTCTGGAGTTGAAAAACACCGTCAATACAATGGTGGATCAACTTAATTCCTTTGCGTCGGAAGTAACGAGAGTAGCGCGAGAGGTGGGAACGGAAGGAAAACTCGGTGTTCAAGCCGAAGTCAAAGGTGTGGCGGGAACCTGGAAAGACCTCACCGACTCGGTAAACTTCATGGCGGGAAGTTTGACAGCCCAGGTAAGAAACATCGCGGAAGTGACGACGGCGGTGGCGAATGGGGACTTATCCAAGAAAATCACCGTTGATGTGAAGGGTGAAATTCTGGAGTTGAAAAACACCATCAATACAATGGTGGATCAACTTAATTCCTTCGCATCGGAAGTAACACGGGTGGCGCGAGAGGTGGGAACGGAAGGTAAACTTGGTGTTCAAGCTTACGTCCGTGGCGTTGGTGGGACGTGGAAAGACCTCACCGACAACGTCAACTCAATGGCGGGTAACTTAACCGCCCAGGTAAGGAACATCGCGGAAGTAACCAAGGCGGTGGCGAATGGTGACTTGTCGAAGAAAATCACGGTGGATGTGAAGGGTGAAATTCTCGACTTGAAGAACACGATTAATACAATGGTGGATCAATTGAGTTCCTTCGCCAGTGAGGTAACGCGGGTAGCGCGAGAGGTGGGTACAGAAGGAAAATTAGGCGGTCAAGCTGTGGTACAAGGTGTGGCGGGGACATGGAAAGACCTCACCGATAATGTGAATTCGATGGCGGGTAACTTAACCGCCCAAGTGCGAGGAATTGCGCGAGTTGTCACCGCCGTGGCGAATGGGGATTTGAAGCGGAAATTGATGTTAGATGCGAAGGGTGAAATTGAAACCTTAGCAGAAACCATCAATGAAATGATTGATACCCTAGCGACCTTTGCCAATCAGGTCACAACCGTAGCGCGGGAAGTGGGAATTGAGGGCAAACTGGGCGGTCAAGCGAGGGTACCAGGGGCGGCGGGAACCTGGAAAGACTTAACAGATAACGTAAATGAACTAGCTGCAACTCTGACAACTCAGCTACGGGCGATTGCAGAAGTTGCGACAGCGGTAACAAAAGGCGATTTAACTCGGTCAATTTCCGTGGAAGCACTAGGGGAAGTGGCAATCTTAAAAGACAACATCAACCAGATGATTGCCAATTTGCGCGAGACTACCCAAAAGAACACCGAACAAGACTGGTTAAAGACCAACCTTGCCAAATTCACCCGGATGTTGCAAGGTCAGCGCGACTTAGAAACAGTATCCAAGCTCATTCTCTCAGAACTTGCACCCCTGGTAGGCGCACAACATGGCGTATTTTACTTAATGGATGCTGGTGAACAACAACAGGTATATCTGAAATTACTCAGCAGTTACGCCTACCGCGAACGCAAACATCTAGCCAATCGTTTTCACTTGGGTGAAGGTTTAGTCGGACAATGCGCTTTAGAAAAAGAGCGAATTTTGTTAACTGAAGTACCGAGTAATTATGTCAAGATTAGTTCGGGTTTGGGTGAAGCAGCCCCACTCAACGCTGTGGTTTTACCTGTGTTGTTTGAAGGACAAGTTACAGCCGTCATTGAGTTAGCCTCCTTCCGCCGCTTTAGTGAAATTCATTTAACATTCTTCGACCAACTCACCGAAAGTATTGCGATCGTTCTCAATACGATCGCCGCTTCCATGCGTACCGAAGAATTACTCAAACAATCCCAATCTTTGGCGGAAGAACTGCAAACTCAACAAAACGAACTCAAAGAAACCAACAAACGCCTCGAACAACAAGCCCAGTCTCTCAAAACTTCGGAAGATTTACTCAAGAAACAACAAGAAGAATTACAACAAACCAACGCCGAACTCGAAGAAAAAGCCGAATTACTGGCGCTGCAAAAGAAAGAAGTTGAACGCAAAAACCTGGAAATTGAACAAGCGAGACTTTCTTTGGAAGAAAAAGCCGAACAATTGGCGCTGTCATCCAAATACAAATCTGAATTTCTGGCGAATATGTCCCATGAACTGCGGACACCGTTAAATAGTTTGTTAATTTTAGCGAAGTTGTTAACCGATAACATTGATGGCAACCTCAGCACCAAACAAGTCGAATACAGCCGCACAATTTACTCGGCAGGGAATGACTTGTTGGCGTTGATTAATGACATTTTGGATTTGGCAAAAATTGAGTCGGGAACCATGTCGATTGATATGTCGCAGATGTTAGTCACCGATTTGCGAGATCAAACAGAACGCACATTTCGCCAAATCGCCCAAGATAAAGGACTCAGTTTCACTATTGAAATCGGTGCTGATTTACCCAAAGCCATTTACACTGACCCGAAACGCTTACAACAAGTCCTGAAAAATCTGCTTTCCAACGCCTTTAAATTTACCGAACGGGGAGAGGTACGCTTACGCATTGAAGTCGCCCAGCAAGGATGGAGTATTAATCAAGAAACCTTAAACCGCGCCCCAATGGTAGTCGCCTTTTCGGTGATCGATACAGGAATTGGTATCGCCCCAGAAAAACAAAAAGTGATTTTTGAAGCCTTCCAACAAGCCGACGGTACTACCAGCCGCAAATACGGTGGTACAGGTTTAGGTTTATCCATCAGTCGGGAAATTGCCCGTTTGTTTGGTGGCGAAATTACCTTGGTAAGTAACGTCAGCCAAGGTAGTACATTTACCTTCTACTTACCCCAATTTGATTCTGACTCCACCTTCATTTTGCCTGAACCCACATCTCAACTAGTTCCCACTCCCTCACTCCCTACTCCCAACTCAGCACTCAGTGAAAAGTTGCGTGCGGGGGTTCCTCCCATTGAGCAAACTTCGGTGACTCAGCACTCAGCACTCCCCACTCAGCACTTAGCACTCCTAGAAGACGATCGCATTGATATCCAAAATAGCGATCGCGTACTATTAATCGTCGAAGATGACATTCATTTTGCCCGCATCCTCTTGGATATGGCACAGCAGCAAGGTTTTAAAGTCATTGCCGCCCAAAGTGGTAGTAATGGTTTAGCACTGGCGCAACAATTTCAACCCGCCGGAATTTTACTCGATATCCGCTTACCTGATATGGATGGTTGGACGGTTTTAGACAGGTTAAAGCATGACGCAAATACCCGTCACATTCCTGTTCATATCATGACCGTCGAAGAAGGTAAACGCCGGAGTTTGCAATTAGGGGCGTTAGCATATCTGCAAAAACCAGCCAGCAGCGAAAGTATTTTTGATGCTTTAAATAAAATCAAAGGTTTTGTCGAACGGCGGGTGAAGAGTTTGCTGGTAGTGGAAGATGACGACACCCAACGCCATAGCATTGTTGAGTTAATTGGTAATAGCGATGTCGCAACTACCGCCGTCGCCACTGGTGCAGCCGCTTTAGAGGCGATAAATGCCCAACCCTTTGATTGTCTGGTTCTTGATTTAGGGCTACCCGATATGAATGGGTTTGAACTGCTTCAACAAATCAAACAGCAGCCCAATGGTGAATCATTACCCATCATTATTTACACTGGGATTGAATTAACCAAAGCCCAAGAAGTCGAACTGCGGCGCATCACCGAAACCATCATTGTCAAAGACGTGCGATCGCCTGAACGCCTCCTTGATGAAACTACATTATTTTTACACCGAGTCCAAGCAAATTTACCAGAACCCAAACGCCAAATCCTTGAAGAACTGCACGCCAGTGACTACATCCTGGCGAACAAGAAAGTATTAATTATTGATGATGATGTCCGTAATATCTTTGCCTTAACCAGTATGCTAGAACGCTATCACATGCAGGTGATGTATGCAGAAAACGGCAGAGATGGCATCACCATGTTAGAAACTACACCAGATATTGATGTGGTATTAATGGATGTGATGATGCCGGAAATGGATGGTTACGAAACCACCCGCTTAATTCGCCAAAATAACCGATTCATCACCTTACCAATTATTGCCCTCACCGCCAAAGCCATGCAAGGCGATCGCGAAAAGTGCATCGAGTCCGGCGCATCCGATTACATCACCAAACCCGTAGATATTGAACAATTGCTGTCTTTATTGCGCGTCTGGCTATATCGGTAA
- the ureG gene encoding urease accessory protein UreG, which yields MTAFRVGVAGPVGSGKTALVDALCKALGDQYHLAVVTNDIYTQEDAQFLVRSQALASDRILGVETGGCPHTAIREDASMNLAAIQQLEERFHNLDLVFLESGGDNLAATFSPELVDLTIYVIDVAAGDKIPRKGGPGITKSDLLVINKTDLAPYVGADLSVMERDAKRMRGDKPFIFTNLKTQSGLTEVINFVCKYLG from the coding sequence ATGACCGCATTTCGAGTAGGTGTTGCAGGCCCGGTGGGTTCAGGGAAGACAGCTTTAGTGGATGCTTTATGTAAGGCGTTAGGTGACCAGTATCATCTTGCTGTAGTGACAAATGATATTTATACTCAAGAGGATGCACAATTTTTAGTACGTTCTCAGGCTTTAGCAAGCGATCGCATTTTGGGTGTAGAAACTGGAGGCTGTCCCCACACAGCGATTCGGGAAGATGCTTCGATGAATTTAGCTGCGATTCAACAGTTAGAAGAGCGTTTTCATAATTTAGATTTAGTCTTTTTAGAAAGTGGCGGCGATAATTTAGCCGCTACCTTCAGTCCAGAATTAGTCGATTTAACTATATATGTTATTGATGTGGCTGCTGGCGATAAAATTCCCCGCAAAGGTGGCCCAGGAATTACCAAATCTGATTTATTAGTGATTAATAAAACTGACCTTGCACCTTATGTCGGTGCAGATTTAAGCGTTATGGAACGCGATGCAAAAAGAATGCGCGGTGACAAACCTTTTATTTTTACTAATTTAAAAACTCAATCAGGTTTAACAGAGGTGATTAACTTCGTCTGTAAATATCTGGGTTAA
- a CDS encoding glycosyltransferase family 39 protein, whose amino-acid sequence MPIEQVFQFDSSDEGIELIKAILYLDGFSMYTQVWNDQPPLSTIILGFWLNLFGKSIYSARLLTLTYATVLVWSFAQTLRICLGNFLAVIGTLLLIISCNFLRLSVSVMIGLPSLAMVMLSIFILSLYKHNFSQKNSQLLILLSGGLLGLSLQIKLFTAFIIPLIIFDLVIFNFNKYKHQIQKRKIFLHPLLWLAACLIVFILIAIASNSLNYEQLLQSHLSEETITAFSAQNSQILTLSFLLQDFDYLLLAILAITVIIQKKQWENSFPVIWLVTSFIALMNHRPVWYHHYLLISIPLTWLATYGLQLSLDFFRQNKWYSKFKLTNFSQITIPYLAAVLIIFSIVVTPIKLGVMFVENQKYLKQNQNHIQLVDILLKHKKYTNWLFTDYPIYAFYSGLPVPPEIAVLSHIRIESNSITAEQMISVLQMYRPEQVLLCKSKTIQQYLSDYLNQNYVKTYKNSLCTHFLLKGIP is encoded by the coding sequence ATGCCGATTGAGCAGGTGTTTCAATTTGATAGCAGTGATGAAGGAATTGAATTAATTAAAGCTATTTTATATTTAGATGGCTTTTCCATGTACACACAAGTTTGGAATGACCAACCTCCTCTGTCAACAATCATTTTAGGGTTTTGGTTGAACTTGTTTGGAAAATCAATCTATTCTGCACGGCTGTTAACTTTGACTTATGCCACAGTACTGGTATGGTCTTTTGCTCAGACTCTCCGGATATGTTTAGGCAATTTTCTAGCAGTCATTGGCACTCTATTATTAATAATTTCCTGCAATTTCCTCCGATTGAGTGTTTCTGTGATGATTGGTTTACCTTCTTTAGCAATGGTTATGCTCTCAATTTTTATATTGAGTCTATATAAACACAATTTTTCTCAAAAAAACTCTCAACTTTTAATTCTGCTATCAGGTGGGCTTTTAGGGCTTTCTTTACAAATCAAATTATTTACTGCTTTTATCATTCCTTTAATAATATTTGATCTAGTGATTTTTAATTTTAATAAATACAAACACCAGATACAAAAACGGAAAATATTTTTACATCCTTTATTGTGGTTAGCCGCTTGTTTGATTGTCTTTATACTGATTGCGATCGCCAGCAATTCTCTCAATTATGAACAATTGCTTCAATCTCATTTATCTGAGGAAACCATCACAGCTTTTTCAGCCCAAAATAGTCAAATATTAACCTTATCATTTCTTTTGCAAGATTTTGATTATTTGCTTTTAGCTATTCTAGCAATTACAGTAATTATTCAAAAAAAACAATGGGAAAATTCTTTCCCGGTCATTTGGCTTGTCACCAGTTTCATCGCTTTAATGAATCATCGACCAGTCTGGTATCACCACTACCTTTTAATATCTATTCCCTTGACTTGGCTGGCTACCTATGGATTACAGCTATCACTAGATTTTTTCCGACAAAATAAATGGTATTCTAAATTTAAACTTACTAATTTCTCTCAAATTACCATTCCTTATTTAGCCGCGGTCTTGATTATTTTTTCAATTGTTGTCACTCCTATTAAATTAGGAGTCATGTTTGTGGAGAATCAGAAATATCTAAAACAGAACCAAAATCATATCCAACTTGTAGACATTCTCTTAAAACATAAGAAATATACTAACTGGCTATTTACAGACTATCCAATTTATGCTTTTTATTCAGGCTTACCTGTGCCTCCAGAGATTGCTGTTTTATCCCACATCAGGATAGAATCTAACAGCATAACTGCTGAACAAATGATCTCAGTTTTACAAATGTATCGTCCTGAGCAAGTTCTGTTATGTAAATCTAAAACTATTCAGCAATATTTAAGTGATTATCTTAATCAGAATTATGTCAAAACTTATAAAAATTCTCTATGTACTCACTTTTTATTAAAGGGAATACCTTAG
- a CDS encoding urease accessory protein UreF, giving the protein MDTITLTDSHFLGILQLASPALPVGAYSYSEGLETLVEHGIVTNQDTLKHWLTSELRYGAIRLEAAVMLRAAASAKMGNIETLCYWNRWLSAARETQELRNSSWQMGRSLTQLLGKLQPELLPTINSVGNRCNYAVAFGIAVAHWQIHPNAALLAYLHSWATNLITAGIKLIPLGQTTGQELLLGLQPLISATVQEVLVLEDDELSCCSWGLSLASMQHETQYTRLFRS; this is encoded by the coding sequence ATGGACACCATCACCCTCACTGATAGTCATTTTTTGGGGATTTTGCAGTTAGCCAGCCCAGCTTTACCTGTGGGCGCTTACAGTTATTCTGAGGGTTTGGAAACTTTGGTAGAACATGGCATCGTTACTAATCAAGATACTCTCAAACATTGGCTAACCTCAGAGTTACGTTACGGTGCAATTCGGTTAGAGGCGGCGGTGATGTTACGGGCGGCTGCATCTGCGAAAATGGGGAATATTGAAACCCTCTGTTATTGGAATCGCTGGCTATCGGCGGCGAGAGAAACGCAAGAATTACGCAATTCTAGTTGGCAGATGGGACGATCGCTAACGCAATTACTTGGTAAACTACAGCCAGAGTTACTGCCGACTATTAATAGTGTGGGTAATCGTTGCAATTATGCAGTTGCTTTTGGGATTGCTGTTGCTCATTGGCAAATTCACCCCAATGCTGCTTTACTCGCATATCTGCATAGTTGGGCTACTAATCTCATCACCGCCGGAATCAAACTCATCCCCCTCGGACAAACCACCGGACAAGAATTATTACTCGGTTTACAACCATTAATTAGTGCAACTGTCCAAGAAGTTCTCGTTTTAGAAGATGATGAATTGAGTTGTTGTAGCTGGGGTTTATCTTTAGCAAGTATGCAGCATGAAACGCAGTATACAAGGTTGTTTAGAAGTTAA
- the ureE gene encoding urease accessory protein UreE, giving the protein MILTQRKPPDANAVVSLTLALTAEERTRSRHRFEMENGQVVFLRLPRGTVLRDGDILQDENDGSVMRIVAKPEPVLTVSAKSPLLLMRAAYHLGNRHVPVEITPSYLRLSPDGVLQTMLVQLGMEITEEIAPFQPELGAYGHHHPH; this is encoded by the coding sequence ATGATCTTGACTCAACGGAAACCACCAGATGCTAATGCTGTGGTGAGTTTAACTTTAGCACTGACGGCAGAAGAACGGACTCGCAGCCGTCATCGATTTGAGATGGAAAATGGTCAGGTTGTGTTTTTGCGTTTACCCAGGGGGACGGTGTTACGGGATGGCGATATTCTACAAGATGAAAATGATGGTAGTGTAATGAGAATTGTTGCGAAACCAGAACCTGTGTTGACTGTATCTGCTAAATCACCACTGTTGTTAATGCGAGCAGCATACCATCTGGGCAATCGTCATGTGCCTGTGGAAATTACACCAAGTTATTTGCGCTTGTCACCAGATGGGGTTTTACAAACGATGTTAGTACAGTTGGGAATGGAAATTACGGAAGAAATTGCACCGTTTCAGCCAGAACTAGGGGCTTATGGACACCATCACCCTCACTGA
- a CDS encoding NifU family protein: protein MELTIDNVETVLDEMRPYLMSDGGNVELVELDGPVVRLRLQGACGSCPSSTMTLRMGLERRLKEMIPEIAEVEQVI, encoded by the coding sequence ATGGAATTGACAATTGACAACGTAGAAACCGTTTTAGATGAAATGCGCCCTTATTTGATGTCTGATGGCGGTAACGTGGAACTTGTAGAACTTGATGGCCCTGTGGTCAGATTACGGTTACAAGGTGCTTGTGGTTCTTGTCCTAGCTCCACAATGACCCTGAGAATGGGTCTGGAACGCCGCCTCAAGGAAATGATTCCCGAAATTGCTGAAGTTGAACAAGTAATTTAG